Sequence from the Candidatus Deferrimicrobium sp. genome:
CGGCGACCGGGTAGGGTGGCCGCTCCTCGTCAAGGCGTCCGCCGGCGGGGGCGGAACGGGGATGCAGAAGCTCACCTCTCCGTACGAGGTGGAGGAGGGACTGGCCGCCGCGCGCTCCGTCGCCGAGAAGGCGTTCGGCAGGGGGACCGTCTTCGTCGAAAAGTTCATCGAGGGAGGCCGCCACATCGAATTCCAGTTCCTCGCGGACCGGTACGGCAACGTCATCCACCTGGGCGAGCGGGAATGCTCCATCCAGCGGCGACATCAGAAGCTGGTGGAGGAGGCTCCCAGCTCTCTGCTGACCCCCGAGGTCCGGGCGAAGATGGGGGCGGTGGTCGTCAAGGCGATGAAGGACATCGGGTACGAGACGGCCGGGACGCTCGAGTTCCTCGTCGACAAGAGCGGCAAGTTCTACGCCCTCGAGGTCAACACGCGGATCCAGGTGGAACACACCGTCACCGAGATGATCACCGGGTTCGACATCATCCGGAAGATGTACAAGATCGCCGCGGGCGACCGCCTGTCACTGCGGCAGCAGGACGTTCTTTTGCGCGGCCACGCGATCCAGTGCCGCATCAACGCCGAGGACCCGAAGAACGGATTCGCCCCCTCCTTCGGACGGATCACCTTCCTTCGCCAGATCAGCGGCCCCTTCATCCGGACCGAGTCGGGAATCTACCAGGGGTGGGAGGTCCCCTCGTTCTACGACTCCCTGCTCGCGAAGATCTGCTCCGTGGGGAAGGACCGGGGGACGGCGATCGAGCGGATGCGGCGCGCATTGCGGGAGTACGACATCTGGGGCGTCCGGACGACGATCCCGCTGCTGCGGCGGATCATGGACCAGGCCGACTTCGTGGCCGGAAAGATCCACACCGGGTTCATCGACGAGAACATCGCCGGGCTCACCGAATACGAAGAGGTCGAGGAGGAGATCTACAAGGCGGCCCGATTCGTCGCCGAGGTCTCCGGTCTCGGCCGCAACATCCACAGCGGGTGACGGGGGCGGGATGCTCGGTGCCCTGAAGAAGAAAGGGTACCGGAAGGTCCTCAAGACCCTCCGGGACGGCAAGTCGATCTGGCTGACGAACACGGGGCCGCGAGACACCGGCCAGAGCGACTTCAAGAACCGGTTCACCCTTCACGACCTTTCCCGCCTGATGCCGGTCTACGATGCCTCGGGGTACTTCTCCATCGAGGTCCACGGCGGAGCCCGCCTCCACCAGAACCTGATGAACAACATGATCCATCCGTTCGAGGAAGCGCGGCTCTTCTCCGCGCGGATGCCGAACGTCCTCACACAGACGCTTATCCGGTCGACGAACGTCTGGGGGTACCGGATGTACCCGCGCAACATCGTGCGTCTTGCGGTCGAGTCGTTTCTCCCATCGATCGACGTGTGGCGATGCTTCGACTTCCTGAACTACGTCCCGAACATGGCGCCGGTCGCCGAGGAGGTGCTTCGCGGCGGGAAGATCTTCTCTCCCGCCATCTCCTTCACCGAGGCCCCGGAGTGTTCGGACGCCTACTATCTCCGTGTGCTGAGGGAGATCGTGTCCCTGTGCGGCGGGACGAAGGACATCATACTGTGCGTCAAGGACATGGCCGGCGTCGGCTCCCCGGCGCGGATTCGGCGGCTGATCGACGCCTTTTTGCAAAAGTATCCGGGGCTGGTCATCCAGTACCACCGGCACTCCACGGACGGGCTGGTGATCCCGGCGATCGCGGAGGCGGCCGCGGCGGGGGCGAAGCTCTTCGACGTGACGGACGACGCCTTCTCCCGCTTCTACGGCCACCCGCCGGTGCGGCCCCTCGTACGCTACCTGCGCGAGCTCGGGTACGACGTTCGGCTCGACATGAAACGC
This genomic interval carries:
- a CDS encoding acetyl-CoA carboxylase biotin carboxylase subunit yields the protein MGYYRKIFIANRGEIACRAIRPARELGIPVVVGYSDCDALSLHVKLADEAVYLGPSPATKSYLDIDVVLRAAIDSGCDAIFPGYGFLAENPDFVDAVEREGLVFIGPSARVMRILGDKIAARKALAASGVPVTPAIEDVEDADQVIEFGDRVGWPLLVKASAGGGGTGMQKLTSPYEVEEGLAAARSVAEKAFGRGTVFVEKFIEGGRHIEFQFLADRYGNVIHLGERECSIQRRHQKLVEEAPSSLLTPEVRAKMGAVVVKAMKDIGYETAGTLEFLVDKSGKFYALEVNTRIQVEHTVTEMITGFDIIRKMYKIAAGDRLSLRQQDVLLRGHAIQCRINAEDPKNGFAPSFGRITFLRQISGPFIRTESGIYQGWEVPSFYDSLLAKICSVGKDRGTAIERMRRALREYDIWGVRTTIPLLRRIMDQADFVAGKIHTGFIDENIAGLTEYEEVEEEIYKAARFVAEVSGLGRNIHSG